Proteins from a single region of Streptomyces sp. Tu 3180:
- a CDS encoding chitin binding peritrophin-A domain-containing protein, with protein sequence MNRTRRTAAALLLALAGLAYSTPAQAAAAPPACTREGFFPDPDDQSKFYRCVDMNGDGKELTRFDFQCGPGTLFHPELVACVHPWLTPPKDASENS encoded by the coding sequence ATGAATCGCACACGTCGCACCGCAGCCGCTCTGCTGCTCGCTCTGGCCGGTCTCGCCTACTCGACTCCCGCGCAGGCTGCCGCAGCGCCTCCTGCCTGCACACGGGAGGGCTTCTTCCCCGATCCTGACGATCAGTCCAAGTTCTACCGCTGCGTGGACATGAACGGCGACGGCAAGGAACTCACCCGCTTCGACTTCCAGTGCGGCCCCGGCACCCTGTTCCACCCCGAACTCGTAGCATGCGTCCACCCGTGGCTGACGCCTCCCAAGGACGCATCCGAAAACTCCTGA
- a CDS encoding lipocalin/fatty-acid binding family protein — MVQTGKWDLLSDPKDPVWDQFLQAAGMSAAHREAQAMVRPSEELSRDGDRWTWTYLSELWTDRITFTLGEQVSTPLLFIGARQATSVFTEEAGKLIQSFESQGRKGTIVREQTPDSMTAVYSAQGVTAVRKYKKVA, encoded by the coding sequence ATGGTGCAGACCGGAAAGTGGGATCTGCTGAGCGACCCCAAAGACCCCGTATGGGACCAGTTCCTCCAGGCCGCGGGGATGAGTGCCGCTCACCGGGAAGCCCAAGCCATGGTCAGGCCGAGCGAGGAACTCAGCCGTGACGGCGACAGATGGACCTGGACCTACTTGTCGGAGCTGTGGACCGACCGGATCACCTTCACCCTCGGCGAGCAGGTCTCCACCCCCTTGCTGTTCATCGGCGCAAGGCAGGCGACCTCCGTGTTCACCGAGGAAGCCGGCAAACTGATCCAGTCGTTCGAGAGCCAGGGCAGGAAAGGCACGATCGTACGCGAACAGACCCCGGACAGCATGACGGCCGTCTACTCGGCCCAAGGCGTCACCGCCGTCCGCAAGTACAAGAAAGTGGCATGA